The window GCACTGGCCGCTACCCGCTGACCTGTCAATCAGACTCAGAGACTTCATCCAGCAATAACTGGCCATCCTGTTCCAGCGCTTCTTCGGCCAGATCACGCGACAGTTCTTTTTTCGCCCGTACGCCCAGCTGTAAAAACTTCTCACTCAGGCTAATCAGGTTGCCTCGGCCGCTTTTCATCGAGTTCCAGGCATCGTCGTAGCTCTTCTGCACGGTATTCAGCTGGCTACCGACTTTTTCAAATTTCTCCACCACGATCACCAGTTTCTCATACACCTTAGCCGCCTGGTCAGCGAGTTTTTCGGTGCTCTTACTGCGCCGTTCAATGGCCCAGATACTGGCCACCGTGCGCAAGGTCGCCAGCAGTGTGGTGGGGGTTACCACCACAATACGGCGTTCAAAGGCTTCGTTAAATAAGGCTTCGTCCTGCTGAAAGGCCAGCATAAAGGCCGGTTCAATCGGCATAAACAGAAAAACAAAGTCCGGCGAATTAAGCCCCGACAACTGCTGATAAGCTTTGTCACTTAAACTGCGGATATGGTTACGGATAGCATCCACATGGCGGCGAGCGGCAGCATCGCGCTCAATATCGCTTTCGGCATTAACATAATCGGTATAGGCATTGAGCGAGACTTTGGAGTCGACAATGATGTGTTTCTTTTCCGGTAAATTAATAATCACATCCGGACGATAGGTTTTGCCCTCATCATTCTGATGGCTCTGCTCGCGCAGGTATTCTTCGCCCTTACGCAGGCCGGAACGGTCGAGTACGGTTTCCAGTACCATTTCGCCCCAGTTGCCCTGCATTTTTTTCTCGCCGCGCAATGCGGTGGTTAATGCATGGGCTTCGGCGGTAATCTGCTGGTTCAGTTTATGCAGATTTTCGATCTGGGTTTTCAGCTCGGTGCGGTCTTTAACGTCGTTGACATAGACGTCGTCGACTTTTTTACGCAGCCCTTCCAGCTGATCTTTAAACGGCATTAATAATGAGTTCAGACCTTTCTGACTCTGCTCGCCGAACTGTTGCTGCTTCTGCTCGAAAATTTTATTCGACAGGTGTTCAAACTCTTTCAGCAGCTGCTCTTTGTTCTGTTCCAGCAAGGCTAATTTTTCTTCCGCGCTGCGTTGTTGCTGTGTCCGCGCTTCCTGCTCGGTCGCCAGTTGCTGTTGCAGCTGGTTTAACTGCTGCTGCAATTGCTGTTGTTGCAGGTTTTGCTCCTGACGTTGCTGTTCCAGCTGTTGCGCCTGCTGCTGCAGGTTTTCGCTGCGCTCCTGCCAGCGCGCCTGGGCAACACTCTGCTGCTGCAGCTCCTGCTGTACCTGTTCCAGCTTCTGTTGCTGCGCATCCAGACTCTGCTTCAGCTGGCTGTTCTGCTGCTGGTATTGCTGTTCTTGCTGCAACCACTGCTGCTCGCTTTGCTGCCACTGCAGTTGTTCCTGCTCCAGTTGCTGCTGGATTTTCTGTATCTGTGCCCGCTGATAAAACCAGGACACAGCGGCAGCAGCCGATGATAACGCCAGCGCCGATAAAGCCAGCTGGATTAACGAAAACTCAAACATAAAACCTCATCAGATGCAGACATAAACATCAGTTAAAAATGTGCACGTACGCCGGCAATAACACTGTCAGCGTCAATATCGTTGAATTCGGTGGTGGAATATTCGGCGAACAACACCACGTCGTGCTGGTTGGGCAGCGGAAAATTAAAACCAGCGCTGCGCATGGAAGAGCAGCCATCGTCAGACCAGGGCTCCAGCACACCGTTCACCGCCGTGCTCCAGCAATGGCGACCATAACGCACCCAGGGGCCGACGCCATTGGCCAGCGGTAAACGCAGGGTAACATCCCAACCGGCGCTGATACCGTCGAACTGTGGGCTTTCGGCATTCTCGTTAATGTTTTTATCGCCCCACAGCCATAAACCCAGACCGGTGCTGACTCCCGGAATCCATTCAATGCCGCCTCTGGCATATACCAGATCGGTCAGCAGGGTATCAGACTCACCATCATCGGTACGCTCTTCCGGAATACTCTGGGTACTCAGCCCCAGCGCCAGTGCGGCATAGCCCTGCGGCTGCCAGGCCTGTGCCGCCGCTGGCACGAACAGCAGGCTCAGCAGCAGGAACATCAGGCCTGTGCTGTACCGGCCTTTCATCGTGTTGTCATCGGAATACATCATGTTCAGTCCTGTTGTTACTTAGGCCATCGGGCCAAATGAGCCGTCGCCATTTGCCACCCTGCGCGCCAATCTGTGCTGATTATGCCTGATTGCTGCGGCATTGCGTGCCAGTGAATTGCCAAACTGGTTCCATCGTGCAGAATCGGCCGGACAATAAAAAATCTCACCATTAAGGATTACGCCATGAAAGCCGTTGCTTTAGCGCTGCTTGTGCTGACCCCGGTTCTGACCACTCAGGTTCAGGCCAGCTCCTCCACTCCGAGCATGAACAGCCACTACTCTACCCATCCGCTGCAGTGGTACAACGAAGTTTCCGAGCTGGAATACTTCGATACCAACTTCACCACCACCTGGGTAACCAATCCGGCCTGTGATAACAGCGCCGACTTTACCGCCGTCACCTACAACATTTTCCATAATGTGGGCTTTGTTTACGACTTCGGTGATGAAATGGAACAGTCACTGGGCAAGGTCACTGAATGTGCCGACGTTATTATGCTGCAGGAAGCCTGGGACTACGACGATATGTACGAAGACGGCCCGGTGGATGATTTTGCCGCACGCGGTTTTGAAGACACCTACGGCGGTGGCAGCAACTATTGCAACGGCAGTGATATCGAAGACGACTGTCCGGGCCTGATGATTTTCTCGCGCCACGGTTATGCCAAAAAACTGGGCTACCACAAATACAACGCCACCAGCGGTATTGATGGCGTAAAAGGCAAAGGCGTGATCGGTGCCATTGTCGAAAAAAATGGCCAGTACATTTATGTATTCAACACCCATCTGGTATACGGCAGCGCGCAGCATCTGGGCGGCAACAGCAGCGACGACAACGCCCGCCGTGGCCAGATGAATGAAGCCATTAACTGGATCAAAGGTAAGATCGACGCCAACGCCGCACAATTCCCGCCAGCGGCCGTTATTTTCGGTGGCGACTTTAACACCGACCTGCAGAACCCCGCCGCGGTACAGAACATCACCCAAGGCAGCCTGTGGGATCAGATGGCATTAGTACGCAATCAGAACACCGAAGTACGCGATGGCCTGCAATATACCTACTGGCCAAAAGATGCCTGCTGTGAAGACACCGGTCCGAACGGTCTGGCAACCGACGATTACGCCTGGTTCGATTACACCCTGGTATTTGATGCAGCCAACTGGAACATCGGCGCTCCGGCTACCGGCTGCGGCGTCAGCCGTGTCAATACCAGCGTTTGGGCACCGGAATGGCGCGGTCAGGATGGCCAGCGTTATCTCGCCTACTACACCCACAGCGATCATTACGGCAGTCTGACCGAAATCGATTTCTGCCAGCCGTAATATGCAGCGTTTAACGATTATCCGGCTGGTGCTGCTTGCAGCACTCGCCACTGGCTTCACTCTGCTGTTGCTGCAATGGCGGACACCGCTGACTCAGGTCGGCGGTGATTCTGTATCCCTTGTTACTGACCCACAGTCTGATGCTGCGCCAGAGCACACTCTGGCCGACGCCCCGGCTTCATTGCGTGAACGCCTGCACCAGAGTTTACTGCGCGGCGCCCAGCAGGCCGCCGCTCAACAGCTGACCCAATCACTGAATACCCTGCACTGGCGTGAAAGCGAATGGCAGGCCGACCCCAATGCAGGGCTTGAGCGTTTGCAGCAACGCTGCCAACAACAACTCAGCCGTGCCTTTGAACGCAACACTGACGACAGCGACATTCAGCAACTCTGTGAACAGCAATTGCTGTTATCACTGGCGGAAAATCAGGGCTTAACCCTGGAGCAGGCCAGCCGCTTTATCTCGCTCAGCCGGGAAAACCCACAACCGCTGAAACAATTCCAGCAACGCTCACCGCTGAGTGACTTCGATAATCCACTGCAATTTTTTGAACAATACTGGGCCACACAGGATGCTCTTTACGGTGCGGATATAAGCCGGAAAGTCTTCGGCGCCCAACGAGATGGCATGCGCTTTAATCAGCGCTTTCAGGATTTTTTAACACAGGCCAAAAACCTGCCGTTAAAGGATCGCCTAGCCTGGCATGAACAACAGCAGCAACAATTTGCCAGCCAGCATGGTCAGCCGTTAAGCGCTCTCAGCAACGATGCCTCGGATGAACTCAATCGCATCATAGGACTGCACGAATTAGACCCGGTTGCCGACCCAGTACAACGCCGCTACGAAATGCGCCGTGCAGCACTTGGCGAAGAAAAAGCCCGACGCATCCGCAAACGAGAAGAGCGGCAGATGCGCGAAAGCGGACAACTGTCACGCCTGTACTGACCTACCGGTCTAGATGAAATGCCATGGTCTTTATAGCAGTAGGTAAAGACCATAATCAGCATTACGCCATACATTCCCTGCAGCGGTTATAACCCGGTGTTTTATCCACAATGGCTGATGGCGCAACAGTAAAGAATAAACAGCCTGACTTCTTCTGTTTCAGGCTTTTATTGCAGGCTTCCAGCGCAGGTTTTTAACATCACTTCGCCGCCGGCACTGTTCAGTAGAATATTAACAGTATCGTTCATAGTCTGCAGACTCAAAGGCCAGTCGGGTGTTTTTTTACTGCGCGGGAAAATAATATAAACCACGGTGCCGGAAGGCGTACCGGCACCGGTTCTTGGATTCGGATTATCGCCGCCCAGAGCACTGGCGAGCGCAATCGACATTTCCCCCAGCGTAGCTCTGGCCGGGCCGATATCCGCAATAATAAAAGGCGACGACTTCCCATTACTCAGATTCAGCGCATACCCAAAATCGCCTAATGTTCCGGTGCCTTTCTTTTTATAAAAATCACCAGGAAAAACCAGATACGGAACCGATCGGGAATCGACATAACGCTGCGGATCGGTCATCACTTTCTGTTCATCCTGCAGGGATGTACGCGAAACTAAAAAGCCTTTAAAAGTGCCTTCTGGCTGCACATAAGCCTGCGCCGGATTATCCGGGTCAGCGACAATGGCCGAACGCCACCAGCTGTGTTTTGGATAACCCCCATTAGCCGGACAATCAAGTCCTTTAAAGCCTTCGCCCTGCGTACACTGCAGGCTGACATCATCCGGGTGATAGGCATTGGGCGCACCATCAGCATCAACCCTGATCTCATTACCGGTAAACAGATAAGCACTCTGCTCACCATGATGCAACAATGCCGTCTCCTGAAACTGATCCCAGACCGTGAAAACGCAGCCGGATTCGGCCATAGCCTGCGATACCCAAAGCGGAAGCATGATAAGAAGAGCCATTCCTTTCATAGTGATTCTATCGTCCTGACAAAACAAAGAACGTCGAGTCTATCGGACATATCCACAGAAAACACCCACAGGCGGCATCAGGTGCACTCATGTACAGGCTGTTACTGACAAAAAACAGCAGAAGCCACAGATCTTTTCTATTAACATCGGTTCAACTTAAAGGCTGAAGAACGGAGAACCCTATGTCCAGACTGACTCTGTTTTACGACGGCCACTGCCCGCTCTGTGTACGCGAAATGAAGCATCTTACCCGGCTGGACAGCGCCAGACGGATACAACTGGTCGATATCCAGAGTGATGATTTCAGCCAGCATTGGCCACAGGTAAATAAAGCCGAAGCCAGCAGCATCCTGCTGGCCGTGCAGGATAACGGCGAATGGCTGCGCGGCCTCGATGTGACTCACCGCGCCTGGCAACTGGTTGGCAAGGGCTATTGGATCGCCCCTTTACGCTGGCCGGTTATCCGTTTATTCGCCGATCAGGCGTATCTGTGGTTTGCGCGCAACCGTTACCGCATATCCGGCTGGCTGACCGGCCAGCAGCGGTGTGAGGCCTGTGCGATTAATGGCTGTGATATTGCGGATAAAACGCAGGGCAAGTGATAGTAGCCGCTGCTTGGGCTGGCTCTTTGAGGGGGCCGGCTCGCTACTACGCTCTGCGTAGTAGTGCCTGCCGCTTTGTTAGTTCTGGAAAGGATTGTGCTCTGAGTCGTAGCCGCTGCGCGGGTTAGTTTTTGTTTTTTAATAAAAGCCTATGCGGGACAAAAGCTGGCCCGCACAACGGCTTGTAAAAAACTCATCCCGCAACAGGCTGCTTAGCCTCATCCTCCGCCTGCTTACGCAGCATAAAACGCTGAATTTTTCCGCTGGAGGTTTTCGGCAGCTCAGCAACAAATTCAATCTCACGCGGAAAAGAATGGGTCGACAGGCATTTACGCACATGCTGCTGTAATTCCTTCGCCAGCGCCTCATCGCTGAAATATTCCGGGCGTAACACCACATAGGCTTTCACAATGGCACCACGCTCGGCGTCGGGTTTACCCACCACCGCGCTTTCAATCACTGCCGGATGTTCGAGCAACGCACTTTCAACTTCGGCCGGGCCGATACGGTAACCGGCGGAGGCAATAATATCGTCGTCGCGGCCGGTGTAAGAATGCGAGCCGTCGCCATTGCTGACCACCACATCGCCGGTCAGATAATACTGGCCTTTATATGGTTTTTTCGCATCGCCCATATAACCCTGAAAAAAGAACAGCGGCGAGTTATCCATATCCACCGCCAGCTCGCCGGTTTCGCCAGGTGCCACTTCTTTACCATAAGGATCAAGCGCAACCAGGCGATAGCCGGGAATCTGATAGCCCATGCTGGCATCACGGTGCATATGATCAAACTCGTGGAAATTCGCCGAGGTCATACCGGTTTCTGTTTGGCCATACTGATCACACACACGGCAATTCAGCATACGCTGTGCCCAGCTGACAATTTCCGGATTCAGCGGTTCACCGGCACTGCTGGCTACGCGCAGATTTATTTCCGGATAGTTTTTTAATAAATCATCATTGGCTTTTAATAAGCGATACGCCGTTGGCGCCGCCGCCAGATTGGTAATGGCGTATTTACGTAAAAATTCAAAGGTATTGTCGGCGGTAAAACCGGCTTCATTAAAATGAATGGTCGCACCCAACTGCAAAGGCGCCACAATGCCGTAATACAAACCATAAGCCCAGCCCGGATCGGCGACGTTCCAGAATTTATCGTCGGCACGCAAACCCACGGCGTATTTCATATACATATGAAAGGCCATTAATGCCCGTGCCGGAACCACCAGACCTTTGGCTTTGCCGGTGGTGCCGGAGGTAAACATCTGCAGCATCGGATCACCGGCACCAATTAAAACCGGCTCAAAGCTGTCTGACTGTTTGGCCAGCTCGGCTTCAAACAGAAAATCCGGCTTACCTGTCACACTATCCACACCTTTCACAACATCGGCGGAATCCGCGACCAGCATGCTCGGTGGCAAGCCTTTAACATCGGCCAGCTTGGGCCATTGCTCCGGATTGGTAATAATCAGCTTACTTTGCGCCTGCTCAAGACGGTATTCGATAGCGCCGGAACCAAACGCGGTAAACAATGGCTGGTATACTGCACCGGCTTTCAGAGTACCGAGTACACAAATGAGTAATTCCGGGGTCCGTGGCAGCAGACAGGCCACGCGGTCGCCGGGGCCAATGCCCTGAGCTTTAAGAAAACCGGCAAAGCGCGCTGCACGTTGCTGCAGTTCGGCAAAGGTTAGTTCACCGGCAGAGCCATCGATGCGCTCGTAACGCAGGGCAACCCGGGCTGGATCTCCGGCATGGCGATCGCAGATTTCGGTGCAGACATTAAGACCTTGGTCGAAGTCAGCACAGAACTGCTGTTTGAGAGAATCGACAGAAAAACCGCTGACGAAGGCGTCGTAGCTCATAGTGTGCATAGTGCTTTACCCTGTTGTTCTTGTTGTGCGCATCATTGTTGTCTGTTGTGCGCGGGTGTTATTAACATGCGATTCACCCATGCTAAGACAAGGCAGGCGACAAACAGAATGACAGGATTAAGCAGATAACTTAACAACTTTTGCGCACAGCCAAACCACGGATGCCAGGCCAGCCGCTCAGTCCGGACACACGGGCCAGACACTGGTAAAAACAACGCAGGACAGACGATATTGTTATGCAAAACCTGACCTTTTCTTCGCATTATGCCCGCGCCGCCCTCTACGGGCTGGAACAGAAAAAAGGCGATTGCTCGGCCCTGCTGCAGGCAAAAAATATCGACCCCAACCTGATCCGCGAGCCACTGGCGCGCATTCCCACCGATCAGTTTGTGCGCCTGTTCCGCCTGATCTGGAAAGCGCTGGATGACGAATTTATGGGACGTACCATCACGCCCTGTAAAGTCGGACATTTTCATCTTATGGGCTCACTGGCGGTACACGCCAATAATCTTGAAGAAGTACTGCGCGAAAGCATCCGCTGTTACCGTTTATTTTCCGACGAAATAGAAATAAGCCTGAACCTTGATGGCGACGATGCCGAACTGAGCCTGACCCATCATAATCCGCAGCTCGACCCCGATGCTTTTTTGGTCGAATGGTTACTACTGGTCTGGCACCGCCTGACCGGCTGGCTGATTGACCGTAAAATTGTGCTCAGCCAGGCCACCTTTAAACATGCCCTGCCGCCGCATTTTGATGAATACCGTTTTGTGTTTCCCACCCGCTGTTATTTTGGCCGCGAGCGCAACAGCCTGTTTTTCAGTAAAAACCTGCTGTCTATGCCGGTGGTGCGCACACCCGCCGAGCTGGATGAATTTATTAATAATTCACCACGTGACCTGATTGTCTGGACCGATGAAGACGACAGCATCACTACCCAGGTGCGCCGCCTGCTTGAAGCCGGCGATACCAGCAGCCTGCCGAACCTCGACTGGGTGGCCGAGCAACTGCATATGACCTCCTACACCCTGTGCCGCAAATTAAAAGCCGAGGGCAGCGCCTATCAGAAAATTAAAGATAACCTGCGCCGTGATCAGGCCGTGGTGATGCTGACCCGGCAAAACCTCAGTATTGCTGAAATATCCAGCCAGCTGGGTTTTGCCGAACCGGGAGCGTTTTCACGCGCGTTTAAAGGCTGGACCGGGGTGAGCCCGCTGGCGTACCGGCAACAGGATCAATAACGGAGCCGCTGCGCGGCTGGCTTTTTTCTGTCCGCGATCGACTCGCTACTGCGCTCTGCGTAGTAGCGCCTGCTGCGGTGTTGGCGCTGGAAAGGATCAACTCGCTACTGTGCTCTGAGATGCAGCCGCTGCGCGGGCACGACTCGCTACTACGCTCTGCGTAGTAGTGCCTGCCGCTTTGTTGGTTCAGGAAAGAATTGGGCTCTGAGATGTAGCCGCTGCGCGGGCACGACTCGCTACTACGCTCTGCGTAGTAGTGCCTGCCGATTTGTTGGTTCTGGAAAGGATTGGGCTCTGAGATGTAGCCGCTGGGCGGGCTGGCTTTTGCGATTAATTCAAAGCCAATGCGGGGCAAGCCCCTGCGCCCCAATCCGGGGAACTTCTCCCCGGACCCCTGCTTCGCGCTTTGTGGCCCGTTTATCCTTGCTCACTCGGTTTTTCTGACCACACGCCCGTGCGACGTCCCTGTCGCTGCGCGCTCGCCGGGCATCCATGCCCGGCGAATCAGAAAAACCATCGTTCGCTGCGGCGGGCCACGTGCGCATTCATTCAGACGCAAAGCCGTATCTAAAACAAACGCCGAATTGTAGGAGCGGGCCATGCCCGCGAGACTGCAGGAACAGCTATCTGTCGTGGGAGCGGCTTTAAGCCGCGATACCGTGAACTACAGACGCAGAAACTCAAACGCAACGCCGGATATAACACCAAACACCGCACTGTAGGAGCGGATCTTATCCGCGACATCAGATGAACATAAGTTCAGACTGAAATGCCGATAGGTAGGGTGGGCACTGCCCACCAGACCATCGCTTTTATTATCAGGAGGAGCCAAAGCAACAACTGTCGCCATTTGCCACTTGTAACCAAATTTATCAACAGATTGAACCCAACCCCGAATTTCAGTACTCTCGAACCACAGCAGGGATGCCGCCACATTGTACGAACACCCGTCCGGACACACGCCCTCCCCGCTTACAACCCCGAATAAGAAAACCACGCGATTCCTGCCCCGCGCTTATAAGGACGGGCGGTAGCGTGTCCGGAATACAAGCATCACCTGAGCGATTTTTACTGCCGGAAAAGCACTGAAAATCACCAAAGAAAAATAATGTGCAGACACCCAGTATATTTTACTGTTTGCAGAATTTGATGCGCGTTTATATCCTGACAAGAAAGAAAATAACGATGATTTTTACAGTCCCGACAATGGGTTAGGCTGGGAATCTGAATAAGGGCTTAGGTGTGTTAATGAGCATGCCTACTAAGAAACTGTTAGTTTTCACTACTAAGAGAGTAACGAAAATGGGTTTTAATGATCATTTAGATGAAGATGATGGCTTCAATGAGTTTCTTTCTGACTTGGTGGACAATGAACATCTTGATGGTGCCGCTGAAGGTATTACGAAGCAAGTTATTGCCGAAGGCGTAGAATCATTGTCTTCAAAACAGAAATGGATTTTTGATAATCATGTATTGAATGAATATGTAACTAGTGAGTGTACTAGAGGTGGTTGTGATATCCCTTGGAGTGAGATGTATGAAGCGTATCACAACGGCGGCATGTGCAGTTGGTGTGCACATATGGATGGTAAGGATGATTAAAAAAAACTAACAAGCTGCTGTTGTCGCCCAAGGAGTAAACATTGAGAAATTGGCTTAAATCTTTACTATTTGTATCAGCCTTTTCACCAGCACTATTAGCTTTAGCTGGTGTTCGGTATTATTCAGTGGGCTTAGATACTGTATTTTACCAGTTGACTTTCGTTGCATTAATAGGAATGATTTTACCGTTTTTGATTCTTTCCCTCATAAGAAAGCAATCTGAAACCATCAATTTCAAGGCAAAAAAAGTCGAATCTGCAGATTACTTGCTGCTTGTATTTCTGGGTAGCTATATCGCCCCAATAATCATGAAAGTGGCAGAAATAAATTTTGAGATTACCGCATTGATTGTTGGCATACTGTTTTTGGCCGTATGGTTTATTTCATACATTCCAACTCATCCTCTTTTATACATAGCCAAATTTAGATTTTACAAAGTAGAGTCTGACAGTGGAATGGTCTATGTACTTATGGCTAGAAGAGTTATAAGAAGTCCGCAAAGCATTAAAGAAGTAAAACAAATCTCTAGCAGCATGTTAATGGAGTAATAAATGTCGTTAAATCTATTTGCACTTACGAGCAACCCCTCAAAAAGAATTGTAAAATTTGAATTATCTAGTGAAGTACAAACTGAACTAACAACTTATCTTACATCTCAGGAAACGACATTCGATCAAGCCGAAGAAGAGATCGAGTTTGATGGCAAATATAAACCTGACAACGGAGAGATTCTTTTTATTAACGATTATGATGATATTGACAACTTGTCATCAGCGGTCGAAAACCCATTGAGTGCAGAGGTAGTTGATCCAACAGAAGAATTTTTTACAGAAATAAAAGCTCTCTTTACAGGATATACAACAGACACTGGTAACGTAAAAATTCTACTTCAAAACTTCGACCGTAGAAGAATAATCTCAACAAACGGCCTTTCTATTTTCCATTCTTCTAATGTTTATAAGAAAATAGAAGGCATTGGATTGACTATCGACCATAAACTTACAGCAACATTAGAGAATGGAAAGCTAAGGTTCTTCAACTTTCATAATACCCGACAGATGTTTGATTTGAGTGAATATTACAAGGTCGCAACTGATGATGATGTGATCGAATTTTCAAATCTCGATATAATAAAATCTGAAAACACTGAAAAACTCATTGAAATGTCAGATTCTTGGGTAAGAAGAAAAATCTCCCTCATTCATCAAAGTGGCATTTTGCAAAATGTGCCGATTAACGAAATGAAAGCGGTGGCAACGGAGTTTAACATACCATTTTTAACAGAAATGGACGGCTCTGATGAAGTTATAAAGCTACCCAATAATAAATCTGATCTCAAAAAACTGCTACGCTTCCTTGATGAAGACTATTATAAGTCACCACTCTCAAACACTGCCTTTGTGACTAACTCAAAGAGAGCAGTCAATGCCTAAAAAGCGGCTAACAAGCGCATCCACGGCGACCGCCTTCGGCGTCGCGTGATGCGAGTATTACCAAAAACCAAAAAGCCTGCCGGTTTCCCGGCAGGCTTTTTTATTTCACGCTTACTTCAACCATCTCAGGCGTAGAAGGATTTTCCTTCAGCCGCCATTTCCCGCAGCATTCCCGGGATTTTGTAGCGGTCGCCAACGTTAGCGGCCAGCTGGTCGGCATTGGCGATAAAGGTATCGATGCCTTCCATGGTTTCTACAAAGGAGATGACGCCGCCGGTCTGTGGCGCAAAGCCCCAGCCGAAAATGGAGCCGATATCGACTTCATGGGCGCGGGTAATCACACCTTCGGCCACACAGTGCAGGGTTTCTACCGCCTGTGCGTACAGCAGACGCTGTTTTACGTATTCCACCGATGGCTGTTCTGCCGCCAGCGGGAAGCGTTCTGCCAGTCCGCTCCACAGGGATTTTTTGCCCTGAGGGTCGGCCGGATAATCGTAGAAACCAACACCGGCTTTTTTACCAATGCGCTTGGCTTCGTGCACCATGTACTGCACCACTTCGTCAGCCGGGTGCGATACATAGGCGTCACCCAGGTCTTTCTGGGTCTGGCGGCCAATGCGGTCCATCAGTTCCAGCGTAACTTCGTCGCTCAGCGCCAGCGGGCCAACCGGCATACCGGCCAGCTTGCCTACGTTTTCGATCAGCGCCGGTGATACGCCTTCTTTCAGCAGTGCCATACCTTCGAGCACGTAGGTTTTAAATACACGCGAGGTGTAGAAACCACGGCTGTCG of the Thalassolituus hydrocarboniclasticus genome contains:
- a CDS encoding DUF4868 domain-containing protein, producing the protein MSLNLFALTSNPSKRIVKFELSSEVQTELTTYLTSQETTFDQAEEEIEFDGKYKPDNGEILFINDYDDIDNLSSAVENPLSAEVVDPTEEFFTEIKALFTGYTTDTGNVKILLQNFDRRRIISTNGLSIFHSSNVYKKIEGIGLTIDHKLTATLENGKLRFFNFHNTRQMFDLSEYYKVATDDDVIEFSNLDIIKSENTEKLIEMSDSWVRRKISLIHQSGILQNVPINEMKAVATEFNIPFLTEMDGSDEVIKLPNNKSDLKKLLRFLDEDYYKSPLSNTAFVTNSKRAVNA
- a CDS encoding AraC family transcriptional regulator, translated to MQNLTFSSHYARAALYGLEQKKGDCSALLQAKNIDPNLIREPLARIPTDQFVRLFRLIWKALDDEFMGRTITPCKVGHFHLMGSLAVHANNLEEVLRESIRCYRLFSDEIEISLNLDGDDAELSLTHHNPQLDPDAFLVEWLLLVWHRLTGWLIDRKIVLSQATFKHALPPHFDEYRFVFPTRCYFGRERNSLFFSKNLLSMPVVRTPAELDEFINNSPRDLIVWTDEDDSITTQVRRLLEAGDTSSLPNLDWVAEQLHMTSYTLCRKLKAEGSAYQKIKDNLRRDQAVVMLTRQNLSIAEISSQLGFAEPGAFSRAFKGWTGVSPLAYRQQDQ
- a CDS encoding endonuclease/exonuclease/phosphatase family protein, producing MKAVALALLVLTPVLTTQVQASSSTPSMNSHYSTHPLQWYNEVSELEYFDTNFTTTWVTNPACDNSADFTAVTYNIFHNVGFVYDFGDEMEQSLGKVTECADVIMLQEAWDYDDMYEDGPVDDFAARGFEDTYGGGSNYCNGSDIEDDCPGLMIFSRHGYAKKLGYHKYNATSGIDGVKGKGVIGAIVEKNGQYIYVFNTHLVYGSAQHLGGNSSDDNARRGQMNEAINWIKGKIDANAAQFPPAAVIFGGDFNTDLQNPAAVQNITQGSLWDQMALVRNQNTEVRDGLQYTYWPKDACCEDTGPNGLATDDYAWFDYTLVFDAANWNIGAPATGCGVSRVNTSVWAPEWRGQDGQRYLAYYTHSDHYGSLTEIDFCQP
- a CDS encoding thiol-disulfide oxidoreductase DCC family protein, producing MSRLTLFYDGHCPLCVREMKHLTRLDSARRIQLVDIQSDDFSQHWPQVNKAEASSILLAVQDNGEWLRGLDVTHRAWQLVGKGYWIAPLRWPVIRLFADQAYLWFARNRYRISGWLTGQQRCEACAINGCDIADKTQGK
- a CDS encoding porin family protein, translated to MMYSDDNTMKGRYSTGLMFLLLSLLFVPAAAQAWQPQGYAALALGLSTQSIPEERTDDGESDTLLTDLVYARGGIEWIPGVSTGLGLWLWGDKNINENAESPQFDGISAGWDVTLRLPLANGVGPWVRYGRHCWSTAVNGVLEPWSDDGCSSMRSAGFNFPLPNQHDVVLFAEYSTTEFNDIDADSVIAGVRAHF
- a CDS encoding AMP-binding protein, with translation MHTMSYDAFVSGFSVDSLKQQFCADFDQGLNVCTEICDRHAGDPARVALRYERIDGSAGELTFAELQQRAARFAGFLKAQGIGPGDRVACLLPRTPELLICVLGTLKAGAVYQPLFTAFGSGAIEYRLEQAQSKLIITNPEQWPKLADVKGLPPSMLVADSADVVKGVDSVTGKPDFLFEAELAKQSDSFEPVLIGAGDPMLQMFTSGTTGKAKGLVVPARALMAFHMYMKYAVGLRADDKFWNVADPGWAYGLYYGIVAPLQLGATIHFNEAGFTADNTFEFLRKYAITNLAAAPTAYRLLKANDDLLKNYPEINLRVASSAGEPLNPEIVSWAQRMLNCRVCDQYGQTETGMTSANFHEFDHMHRDASMGYQIPGYRLVALDPYGKEVAPGETGELAVDMDNSPLFFFQGYMGDAKKPYKGQYYLTGDVVVSNGDGSHSYTGRDDDIIASAGYRIGPAEVESALLEHPAVIESAVVGKPDAERGAIVKAYVVLRPEYFSDEALAKELQQHVRKCLSTHSFPREIEFVAELPKTSSGKIQRFMLRKQAEDEAKQPVAG
- a CDS encoding DNA recombination protein RmuC; the protein is MFEFSLIQLALSALALSSAAAAVSWFYQRAQIQKIQQQLEQEQLQWQQSEQQWLQQEQQYQQQNSQLKQSLDAQQQKLEQVQQELQQQSVAQARWQERSENLQQQAQQLEQQRQEQNLQQQQLQQQLNQLQQQLATEQEARTQQQRSAEEKLALLEQNKEQLLKEFEHLSNKIFEQKQQQFGEQSQKGLNSLLMPFKDQLEGLRKKVDDVYVNDVKDRTELKTQIENLHKLNQQITAEAHALTTALRGEKKMQGNWGEMVLETVLDRSGLRKGEEYLREQSHQNDEGKTYRPDVIINLPEKKHIIVDSKVSLNAYTDYVNAESDIERDAAARRHVDAIRNHIRSLSDKAYQQLSGLNSPDFVFLFMPIEPAFMLAFQQDEALFNEAFERRIVVVTPTTLLATLRTVASIWAIERRSKSTEKLADQAAKVYEKLVIVVEKFEKVGSQLNTVQKSYDDAWNSMKSGRGNLISLSEKFLQLGVRAKKELSRDLAEEALEQDGQLLLDEVSESD
- a CDS encoding glycoside hydrolase family 75 protein: MLPLWVSQAMAESGCVFTVWDQFQETALLHHGEQSAYLFTGNEIRVDADGAPNAYHPDDVSLQCTQGEGFKGLDCPANGGYPKHSWWRSAIVADPDNPAQAYVQPEGTFKGFLVSRTSLQDEQKVMTDPQRYVDSRSVPYLVFPGDFYKKKGTGTLGDFGYALNLSNGKSSPFIIADIGPARATLGEMSIALASALGGDNPNPRTGAGTPSGTVVYIIFPRSKKTPDWPLSLQTMNDTVNILLNSAGGEVMLKTCAGSLQ